In the genome of Tachysurus vachellii isolate PV-2020 chromosome 9, HZAU_Pvac_v1, whole genome shotgun sequence, one region contains:
- the LOC132851305 gene encoding chitin synthase chs-2-like isoform X3, which yields MAMPYFDIITNVMILNSVSILSAVFQVVDQFRARCKRESESFQPMSCKVECGKWLRPIASIIFIILGYILFIINYLVIEENSFQVKRAVCLAIVGTVFVSLNWWENYSSLFPFLEDISKDIASSQNVVCILSSVVKVLVTAAVVVYNVPLNLIPTSVNRTVFGLMAVQIVSSAMCRWFVVVACKIHALRRCFVVPMYLSSVAVMLLFIGLFAPIVHCPNSNSKLFTSEQLYNQTYSIIPLCSLITNIRHTLSTRRIVSEMNVEGLVVLALCAFSWWLGFMLSTGYIWFLKIQRIERTHDLFVKQMYEGAFLEQSMLLNTRFVAREKKKDERSKGPVSVYLCATMWHETYDEMIKILISMFRLDKFRPKINNYNDAFFEFHIYFDDAFKDVQNGKVRHVNEYAETLVEVVKEVYTIFSEDDPCIFKKKPCLPQQKIISTPYGGRLEYTLPKGNIMMVHLKDKQLIRHKKRWSQIMYLYYLLGWRLNGKYLKMFEKGGHVDELREHLKKEKENTYILALDGDTDFQPSAVMLLIDRLKLYPEVGAACGRIHPTGTGPMVWYQKFEYAVGHWLQKTAEHVIGCVLCSPGCFSLFRGAALMDDNVMKRYTTKPTEAIHHVQYDQGEDRWLCTLLVQQGWRVEYNAASDAYTNAPQDFKEFYNQRRRWGPSTMANTIDLLGSGGLTAQRNSSISKPYIVYQVISMGASILGPATICLMIAGSFNFIVNMDQKVALIAATVPPTIYLALCFKLKADTQIQIAAVMSVLYAFLMTGTILSIIGDIVKNETFMTPSGLFLISMTLLYLITAALHPQELSLLIYGVLYFLCIPSGYLLLSIYSIVNMNNVSWGTRETGGKVETVAVSAIKRRVKQAACCKYPCWNTSDDTIEIEPLLSSVVSEEQDLKIHTDSEENESSNKYFTLQTPRSWIEDLQGKFHDFPLHQDILSEDETEFWKDLQKQYLEPLKENKEQQEKVAEDLKELRNKVTFVFFICNALWLIATLFLQAIGQPVALAIPKIYPNGTVAKGETFSVDPISLMFLLSFALLLLMQFLAMLYHRIYTLIHFVAYLGTEIETVRKSTVPSHEKMVPKSSEAKIKSSTPLEMASYEEIPAATEEIFKATLL from the exons ATGGCCATGCCATATTTTGACATTATTACTAATGTGATGATCTTGAACAGTGTGAGCATCCTGTCAGCAGTCTTCCAGGTGGTCGATCAATTCCGTGCCAGATGTAAAAGAGAAAGTGAATCATTCCAACCAATGTCCTGCAAAGTGGAATGTGGAAAGTGGCTCAGACCAATTGCTTCCATCATCTTCATTATTCTGGGCTACATCCTCTTCATAATAAACTACTTAGTAATAGAAGAAAACTCCTTTCAAGTTAAAAGAGCTGTGTGTCTGGCCATTGTAGGAACAGTTTTCGTTTCATTGAACTGGTGGGAGAACTACAGCAGTCTGTTTCCATTTTTGGAAGACATTTCCAAAGACATAGCCAGTTCCCAGAATGTGGTTTGCATTCTGTCCAGTGTGGTGAAAGTCCTGGTCACTGCAGCTGTTGTTGTATATAATGTTCCTCTAAACTTGATCCCTACAAGTGTGAATAGGACAGTCTTTGGATTGATGGCAGTCCAGATTGTTTCTTCTGCAATGTGCCGCTGGTTTGTAGTGGTGGCTTGCAAGATACATGCCCTGCGTCGTTGTTTTGTTGTGCCCATGTACTTGTCCTCTGTCGCTGTCATGCTACTGTTTATTGGTCTGTTTGCCCCTATTGTTCATTGCCCTAATTCAAATAGTAAACTTTTTACAAGTGAGCAGTTGTATAACCAGACTTACAGTATTATTCCACTCTGTTCATTGATTACCAACATCAGGCACACACTTTCCACACGCCGTATTGTGTCAGAAATGAATGTTGAAGGATTGGTGGTTCTTGCCCTGTGTGCCTTTAGCTGGTGGCTGGGATTCATGCTAAGCACTGGTTACATTTGGTTTCTGAAGATCCAGCGCATCGAGAGAACTCATGATCTGTTTGTGAAGCAGATGTATGAGGGAGCATTTCTAGAACAGTCCATGTTGCTTAACACACGTTTTGTGGCCAGGGAGAAAAAGAAGGATGAAAG GTCAAAAGGCCCGGTATCAGTCTATTTGTGTGCAACAATGTGGCATGAGACGTATgatgaaatgattaaaattcTCATCTCAATGTTCAG GCTCGACAAATTCCGTCCGAAAATCAATAACTACAATGATGCTTTCTTCGAGTTTCATATTTACTTTGACGATGCTTTTAAGGATGTGCAGAATGGCAAAGTGCGACATGTAAACGAATATGCTGAGACCCTAGTGGAAGTAGTCAAAGAGGTTTACAC AATTTTTAGTGAGGATGACCCATGTATATTCAAGAAGAAGCCCTGCCTCCCTCAGCAGAAGATCATCAGCACACCATATGGAGGTCGTCTGGAATACACACTTCCTAAAGGCAACATAATGATGGTTCACCTCAAGGACAAACAGCTGATTCGACACAAAAAGAGATGGTCCCAG ATCATGTACTTATACTACCTACTTGGTTGGAGACTTAATGGCAAGTACCTGAAGATGTTTGAGAAGGGTGGACATGTAGATGAACTGAGGGAACATCTAAAG aaagagaaagagaacacaTACATCTTGGCTCTGGATGGAGACACAGATTTCCAGCCCTCTGCTGTGATGTTACTGATTGACAGACTTAAACTCTACCCAGAGGTGGGAGCTGCGTGTGGCCGGATTCACCCCACTGGCACGG GGCCCATGGTGTGGTATCAGAAATTTGAGTATGCAGTGGGCCACTGGCTGCAGAAGACAGCAGAGCATGTGATTGGCTGTGTGCTCTGTAGCCCTGGTTGCTTTAGTCTCTTCAGAGGTGCTGCCCTCATGGACGATAACGTCATGAAGAGATACACCACCAAACCAACAGAAGCCATTCACCATGTACAGTACGACCAAG GAGAGGACCGCTGGCTCTGCACTCTCTTAGTACAGCAGGGTTGGCGGGTGGAGTATAATGCTGCGTCAGACGCCTACACTAACGCACCACAGGACTTCAAAGAGTTCTACAACCAGCGGCGGCGCTGGGGGCCCTCCACCATGGCCAACACCATCGATCTGCTCGGCTCTGGGGGCTTGACCGCTCAGAGGAACAGCTCTATCTCTAAACCTTACATCGTTTATCAGGTCATCAGCATGGGTGCGTCCATTCTGGGCCCTGCCACCATCTGCCTGATGATAGCAG GAAGCTTTAATTTCATAGTAAATATGGATCAAAAGGTTGCTCTCATTGCAGCCACGGTGCCTCCAACAATCTACCTGGCACTGTGCTTCAAGCTGAAAGCTGACACCCAAATCCAGATAGCAGCAGTCATGAGTGTTTTGTATGCGTTCCTCATGACTGGAACTATTCTCTCAATCATAG GAGACATAGTGAAGAATGAGACATTTATGACCCCCAGTGGCCTGTTTCTGATTAGCATGACTCTACTGTACCTCATCACAGCAGCTCTTCACCCTCAGGAGCTTTCTCTGCTCATCTATGGGGTTCTCTATTTCCTCTGTATACCCAGTGGCTATCTCCTGCTTTCTATTTACTCCATCGTGAATATGAACAATGTCTCATGGGGGACACGAGAGACTGGGGGCAAAGTGGAAACTGTAGCAGTGAGCGCCATAAAGAGGAGGGTCAAACAGGCAGCATGCTGTAAATACCCCTGCTGGAATACCAGTGATGATACAATTGAAATTGAGCCACTGCTGAGCTCTGTAGTGTCAGAGGAGCAAGATCTTAAGATCCACACTGATTCTGAAGAAaatgaaag TTCAAATAAATACTTCACATTACAAACTCCTAGAA GCTGGATTGAAGATCTGCAAGGAAAATTTCATGACTTTCCACTTCACCAGGACATACTCTCAGAG GATGAAACTGAGTTTTGGAAAGATCTGCAAAAACAGTATTTAGAACCTCTTAAAGAGAACAAAGAGCAACAGGAAAAAGTCGCTGAAGACCTCAAAGAGCTTAGAAACAAG gtgACATTTGTCTTCTTCATCTGCAATGCTCTTTGGTTGATAGCCACCTTGTTCCTCCAAGCTATTGGCCAGCCTGTGGCCTTGGCTATTCCAAAGATATATCCAAATGGGACTGTTGCAAAAGGCGAAACATTTTCTGTTGATCCAATATCACTGATGTTTCTTCTGAGCTTTGCCTTGCTCTTACTTATGCAATTTTTAGCCATGCTTTATCACAG
- the LOC132851305 gene encoding chitin synthase chs-2-like isoform X1 — MEEKMKENQLRKSWDTCREVPYIQDELKTPKRLSFMKWLCWSIVGTLVFALTVLSKSSFLILVTLGNNVTKSVPEEQKASALLSIGCMLVGPNILLLLKSLWKFIFKSAIKPSKKTVMWVIFVEFLVSFGEVVLTVMAMPYFDIITNVMILNSVSILSAVFQVVDQFRARCKRESESFQPMSCKVECGKWLRPIASIIFIILGYILFIINYLVIEENSFQVKRAVCLAIVGTVFVSLNWWENYSSLFPFLEDISKDIASSQNVVCILSSVVKVLVTAAVVVYNVPLNLIPTSVNRTVFGLMAVQIVSSAMCRWFVVVACKIHALRRCFVVPMYLSSVAVMLLFIGLFAPIVHCPNSNSKLFTSEQLYNQTYSIIPLCSLITNIRHTLSTRRIVSEMNVEGLVVLALCAFSWWLGFMLSTGYIWFLKIQRIERTHDLFVKQMYEGAFLEQSMLLNTRFVAREKKKDERSKGPVSVYLCATMWHETYDEMIKILISMFRLDKFRPKINNYNDAFFEFHIYFDDAFKDVQNGKVRHVNEYAETLVEVVKEVYTIFSEDDPCIFKKKPCLPQQKIISTPYGGRLEYTLPKGNIMMVHLKDKQLIRHKKRWSQIMYLYYLLGWRLNGKYLKMFEKGGHVDELREHLKKEKENTYILALDGDTDFQPSAVMLLIDRLKLYPEVGAACGRIHPTGTGPMVWYQKFEYAVGHWLQKTAEHVIGCVLCSPGCFSLFRGAALMDDNVMKRYTTKPTEAIHHVQYDQGEDRWLCTLLVQQGWRVEYNAASDAYTNAPQDFKEFYNQRRRWGPSTMANTIDLLGSGGLTAQRNSSISKPYIVYQVISMGASILGPATICLMIAGSFNFIVNMDQKVALIAATVPPTIYLALCFKLKADTQIQIAAVMSVLYAFLMTGTILSIIGDIVKNETFMTPSGLFLISMTLLYLITAALHPQELSLLIYGVLYFLCIPSGYLLLSIYSIVNMNNVSWGTRETGGKVETVAVSAIKRRVKQAACCKYPCWNTSDDTIEIEPLLSSVVSEEQDLKIHTDSEENESSNKYFTLQTPRSWIEDLQGKFHDFPLHQDILSEDETEFWKDLQKQYLEPLKENKEQQEKVAEDLKELRNKVTFVFFICNALWLIATLFLQAIGQPVALAIPKIYPNGTVAKGETFSVDPISLMFLLSFALLLLMQFLAMLYHRIYTLIHFVAYLGTEIETVRKSTVPSHEKMVPKSSEAKIKSSTPLEMASYEEIPAATEEIFKATLL, encoded by the exons ATggaagaaaaaatgaaagaaaaccagCTGAG AAAGTCGTGGGACACGTGTAGAGAAGTTCCATATATTCAAGATGAACTAAAAACCCCAAAACGACTCAGTTTTATGAAATGGCTCTGCTGGAGCATAGTTGGTACACTGGTGTTTGCTCTAACAGTACTGAGTAAG TCATCGTTTCTTATTTTGGTAACACTTGGAAACAATGTCACTAAGAGTGTACCTGAAGAGCAAAAAGCGAGTGCTCTGCTGAGTATCGGCTGTATGCTGGTTGGACCAAATATTTTGCTTCTGCTCAAGAGTCTATggaaatttattttcaaaagtgCAATTAAACCATCCAAGAAAACAGTCATGTGG GTGATCTTTGTTGAGTTTTTGGTGTCATTTGGTGAGGTGGTACTGACAGTGATGGCCATGCCATATTTTGACATTATTACTAATGTGATGATCTTGAACAGTGTGAGCATCCTGTCAGCAGTCTTCCAGGTGGTCGATCAATTCCGTGCCAGATGTAAAAGAGAAAGTGAATCATTCCAACCAATGTCCTGCAAAGTGGAATGTGGAAAGTGGCTCAGACCAATTGCTTCCATCATCTTCATTATTCTGGGCTACATCCTCTTCATAATAAACTACTTAGTAATAGAAGAAAACTCCTTTCAAGTTAAAAGAGCTGTGTGTCTGGCCATTGTAGGAACAGTTTTCGTTTCATTGAACTGGTGGGAGAACTACAGCAGTCTGTTTCCATTTTTGGAAGACATTTCCAAAGACATAGCCAGTTCCCAGAATGTGGTTTGCATTCTGTCCAGTGTGGTGAAAGTCCTGGTCACTGCAGCTGTTGTTGTATATAATGTTCCTCTAAACTTGATCCCTACAAGTGTGAATAGGACAGTCTTTGGATTGATGGCAGTCCAGATTGTTTCTTCTGCAATGTGCCGCTGGTTTGTAGTGGTGGCTTGCAAGATACATGCCCTGCGTCGTTGTTTTGTTGTGCCCATGTACTTGTCCTCTGTCGCTGTCATGCTACTGTTTATTGGTCTGTTTGCCCCTATTGTTCATTGCCCTAATTCAAATAGTAAACTTTTTACAAGTGAGCAGTTGTATAACCAGACTTACAGTATTATTCCACTCTGTTCATTGATTACCAACATCAGGCACACACTTTCCACACGCCGTATTGTGTCAGAAATGAATGTTGAAGGATTGGTGGTTCTTGCCCTGTGTGCCTTTAGCTGGTGGCTGGGATTCATGCTAAGCACTGGTTACATTTGGTTTCTGAAGATCCAGCGCATCGAGAGAACTCATGATCTGTTTGTGAAGCAGATGTATGAGGGAGCATTTCTAGAACAGTCCATGTTGCTTAACACACGTTTTGTGGCCAGGGAGAAAAAGAAGGATGAAAG GTCAAAAGGCCCGGTATCAGTCTATTTGTGTGCAACAATGTGGCATGAGACGTATgatgaaatgattaaaattcTCATCTCAATGTTCAG GCTCGACAAATTCCGTCCGAAAATCAATAACTACAATGATGCTTTCTTCGAGTTTCATATTTACTTTGACGATGCTTTTAAGGATGTGCAGAATGGCAAAGTGCGACATGTAAACGAATATGCTGAGACCCTAGTGGAAGTAGTCAAAGAGGTTTACAC AATTTTTAGTGAGGATGACCCATGTATATTCAAGAAGAAGCCCTGCCTCCCTCAGCAGAAGATCATCAGCACACCATATGGAGGTCGTCTGGAATACACACTTCCTAAAGGCAACATAATGATGGTTCACCTCAAGGACAAACAGCTGATTCGACACAAAAAGAGATGGTCCCAG ATCATGTACTTATACTACCTACTTGGTTGGAGACTTAATGGCAAGTACCTGAAGATGTTTGAGAAGGGTGGACATGTAGATGAACTGAGGGAACATCTAAAG aaagagaaagagaacacaTACATCTTGGCTCTGGATGGAGACACAGATTTCCAGCCCTCTGCTGTGATGTTACTGATTGACAGACTTAAACTCTACCCAGAGGTGGGAGCTGCGTGTGGCCGGATTCACCCCACTGGCACGG GGCCCATGGTGTGGTATCAGAAATTTGAGTATGCAGTGGGCCACTGGCTGCAGAAGACAGCAGAGCATGTGATTGGCTGTGTGCTCTGTAGCCCTGGTTGCTTTAGTCTCTTCAGAGGTGCTGCCCTCATGGACGATAACGTCATGAAGAGATACACCACCAAACCAACAGAAGCCATTCACCATGTACAGTACGACCAAG GAGAGGACCGCTGGCTCTGCACTCTCTTAGTACAGCAGGGTTGGCGGGTGGAGTATAATGCTGCGTCAGACGCCTACACTAACGCACCACAGGACTTCAAAGAGTTCTACAACCAGCGGCGGCGCTGGGGGCCCTCCACCATGGCCAACACCATCGATCTGCTCGGCTCTGGGGGCTTGACCGCTCAGAGGAACAGCTCTATCTCTAAACCTTACATCGTTTATCAGGTCATCAGCATGGGTGCGTCCATTCTGGGCCCTGCCACCATCTGCCTGATGATAGCAG GAAGCTTTAATTTCATAGTAAATATGGATCAAAAGGTTGCTCTCATTGCAGCCACGGTGCCTCCAACAATCTACCTGGCACTGTGCTTCAAGCTGAAAGCTGACACCCAAATCCAGATAGCAGCAGTCATGAGTGTTTTGTATGCGTTCCTCATGACTGGAACTATTCTCTCAATCATAG GAGACATAGTGAAGAATGAGACATTTATGACCCCCAGTGGCCTGTTTCTGATTAGCATGACTCTACTGTACCTCATCACAGCAGCTCTTCACCCTCAGGAGCTTTCTCTGCTCATCTATGGGGTTCTCTATTTCCTCTGTATACCCAGTGGCTATCTCCTGCTTTCTATTTACTCCATCGTGAATATGAACAATGTCTCATGGGGGACACGAGAGACTGGGGGCAAAGTGGAAACTGTAGCAGTGAGCGCCATAAAGAGGAGGGTCAAACAGGCAGCATGCTGTAAATACCCCTGCTGGAATACCAGTGATGATACAATTGAAATTGAGCCACTGCTGAGCTCTGTAGTGTCAGAGGAGCAAGATCTTAAGATCCACACTGATTCTGAAGAAaatgaaag TTCAAATAAATACTTCACATTACAAACTCCTAGAA GCTGGATTGAAGATCTGCAAGGAAAATTTCATGACTTTCCACTTCACCAGGACATACTCTCAGAG GATGAAACTGAGTTTTGGAAAGATCTGCAAAAACAGTATTTAGAACCTCTTAAAGAGAACAAAGAGCAACAGGAAAAAGTCGCTGAAGACCTCAAAGAGCTTAGAAACAAG gtgACATTTGTCTTCTTCATCTGCAATGCTCTTTGGTTGATAGCCACCTTGTTCCTCCAAGCTATTGGCCAGCCTGTGGCCTTGGCTATTCCAAAGATATATCCAAATGGGACTGTTGCAAAAGGCGAAACATTTTCTGTTGATCCAATATCACTGATGTTTCTTCTGAGCTTTGCCTTGCTCTTACTTATGCAATTTTTAGCCATGCTTTATCACAG
- the LOC132851305 gene encoding chitin synthase chs-2-like isoform X2, translating to MEEKMKENQLRKSWDTCREVPYIQDELKTPKRLSFMKWLCWSIVGTLVFALTVLSKSSFLILVTLGNNVTKSVPEEQKASALLSIGCMLVGPNILLLLKSLWKFIFKSAIKPSKKTVMWVIFVEFLVSFGEVVLTVMAMPYFDIITNVMILNSVSILSAVFQVVDQFRARCKRESESFQPMSCKVECGKWLRPIASIIFIILGYILFIINYLVIEENSFQVKRAVCLAIVGTVFVSLNWWENYSSLFPFLEDISKDIASSQNVVCILSSVVKVLVTAAVVVYNVPLNLIPTSVNRTVFGLMAVQIVSSAMCRWFVVVACKIHALRRCFVVPMYLSSVAVMLLFIGLFAPIVHCPNSNSKLFTSEQLYNQTYSIIPLCSLITNIRHTLSTRRIVSEMNVEGLVVLALCAFSWWLGFMLSTGYIWFLKIQRIERTHDLFVKQMYEGAFLEQSMLLNTRFVAREKKKDERSKGPVSVYLCATMWHETYDEMIKILISMFRLDKFRPKINNYNDAFFEFHIYFDDAFKDVQNGKVRHVNEYAETLVEVVKEVYTIFSEDDPCIFKKKPCLPQQKIISTPYGGRLEYTLPKGNIMMVHLKDKQLIRHKKRWSQIMYLYYLLGWRLNGKYLKMFEKGGHVDELREHLKKEKENTYILALDGDTDFQPSAVMLLIDRLKLYPEVGAACGRIHPTGTGPMVWYQKFEYAVGHWLQKTAEHVIGCVLCSPGCFSLFRGAALMDDNVMKRYTTKPTEAIHHVQYDQGEDRWLCTLLVQQGWRVEYNAASDAYTNAPQDFKEFYNQRRRWGPSTMANTIDLLGSGGLTAQRNSSISKPYIVYQVISMGASILGPATICLMIAGSFNFIVNMDQKVALIAATVPPTIYLALCFKLKADTQIQIAAVMSVLYAFLMTGTILSIIGDIVKNETFMTPSGLFLISMTLLYLITAALHPQELSLLIYGVLYFLCIPSGYLLLSIYSIVNMNNVSWGTRETGGKVETVAVSAIKRRVKQAACCKYPCWNTSDDTIEIEPLLSSVVSEEQDLKIHTDSEENESSNKYFTLQTPRSWIEDLQGKFHDFPLHQDILSEDETEFWKDLQKQYLEPLKENKEQQEKVAEDLKELRNKNLHINPLCGLPWH from the exons ATggaagaaaaaatgaaagaaaaccagCTGAG AAAGTCGTGGGACACGTGTAGAGAAGTTCCATATATTCAAGATGAACTAAAAACCCCAAAACGACTCAGTTTTATGAAATGGCTCTGCTGGAGCATAGTTGGTACACTGGTGTTTGCTCTAACAGTACTGAGTAAG TCATCGTTTCTTATTTTGGTAACACTTGGAAACAATGTCACTAAGAGTGTACCTGAAGAGCAAAAAGCGAGTGCTCTGCTGAGTATCGGCTGTATGCTGGTTGGACCAAATATTTTGCTTCTGCTCAAGAGTCTATggaaatttattttcaaaagtgCAATTAAACCATCCAAGAAAACAGTCATGTGG GTGATCTTTGTTGAGTTTTTGGTGTCATTTGGTGAGGTGGTACTGACAGTGATGGCCATGCCATATTTTGACATTATTACTAATGTGATGATCTTGAACAGTGTGAGCATCCTGTCAGCAGTCTTCCAGGTGGTCGATCAATTCCGTGCCAGATGTAAAAGAGAAAGTGAATCATTCCAACCAATGTCCTGCAAAGTGGAATGTGGAAAGTGGCTCAGACCAATTGCTTCCATCATCTTCATTATTCTGGGCTACATCCTCTTCATAATAAACTACTTAGTAATAGAAGAAAACTCCTTTCAAGTTAAAAGAGCTGTGTGTCTGGCCATTGTAGGAACAGTTTTCGTTTCATTGAACTGGTGGGAGAACTACAGCAGTCTGTTTCCATTTTTGGAAGACATTTCCAAAGACATAGCCAGTTCCCAGAATGTGGTTTGCATTCTGTCCAGTGTGGTGAAAGTCCTGGTCACTGCAGCTGTTGTTGTATATAATGTTCCTCTAAACTTGATCCCTACAAGTGTGAATAGGACAGTCTTTGGATTGATGGCAGTCCAGATTGTTTCTTCTGCAATGTGCCGCTGGTTTGTAGTGGTGGCTTGCAAGATACATGCCCTGCGTCGTTGTTTTGTTGTGCCCATGTACTTGTCCTCTGTCGCTGTCATGCTACTGTTTATTGGTCTGTTTGCCCCTATTGTTCATTGCCCTAATTCAAATAGTAAACTTTTTACAAGTGAGCAGTTGTATAACCAGACTTACAGTATTATTCCACTCTGTTCATTGATTACCAACATCAGGCACACACTTTCCACACGCCGTATTGTGTCAGAAATGAATGTTGAAGGATTGGTGGTTCTTGCCCTGTGTGCCTTTAGCTGGTGGCTGGGATTCATGCTAAGCACTGGTTACATTTGGTTTCTGAAGATCCAGCGCATCGAGAGAACTCATGATCTGTTTGTGAAGCAGATGTATGAGGGAGCATTTCTAGAACAGTCCATGTTGCTTAACACACGTTTTGTGGCCAGGGAGAAAAAGAAGGATGAAAG GTCAAAAGGCCCGGTATCAGTCTATTTGTGTGCAACAATGTGGCATGAGACGTATgatgaaatgattaaaattcTCATCTCAATGTTCAG GCTCGACAAATTCCGTCCGAAAATCAATAACTACAATGATGCTTTCTTCGAGTTTCATATTTACTTTGACGATGCTTTTAAGGATGTGCAGAATGGCAAAGTGCGACATGTAAACGAATATGCTGAGACCCTAGTGGAAGTAGTCAAAGAGGTTTACAC AATTTTTAGTGAGGATGACCCATGTATATTCAAGAAGAAGCCCTGCCTCCCTCAGCAGAAGATCATCAGCACACCATATGGAGGTCGTCTGGAATACACACTTCCTAAAGGCAACATAATGATGGTTCACCTCAAGGACAAACAGCTGATTCGACACAAAAAGAGATGGTCCCAG ATCATGTACTTATACTACCTACTTGGTTGGAGACTTAATGGCAAGTACCTGAAGATGTTTGAGAAGGGTGGACATGTAGATGAACTGAGGGAACATCTAAAG aaagagaaagagaacacaTACATCTTGGCTCTGGATGGAGACACAGATTTCCAGCCCTCTGCTGTGATGTTACTGATTGACAGACTTAAACTCTACCCAGAGGTGGGAGCTGCGTGTGGCCGGATTCACCCCACTGGCACGG GGCCCATGGTGTGGTATCAGAAATTTGAGTATGCAGTGGGCCACTGGCTGCAGAAGACAGCAGAGCATGTGATTGGCTGTGTGCTCTGTAGCCCTGGTTGCTTTAGTCTCTTCAGAGGTGCTGCCCTCATGGACGATAACGTCATGAAGAGATACACCACCAAACCAACAGAAGCCATTCACCATGTACAGTACGACCAAG GAGAGGACCGCTGGCTCTGCACTCTCTTAGTACAGCAGGGTTGGCGGGTGGAGTATAATGCTGCGTCAGACGCCTACACTAACGCACCACAGGACTTCAAAGAGTTCTACAACCAGCGGCGGCGCTGGGGGCCCTCCACCATGGCCAACACCATCGATCTGCTCGGCTCTGGGGGCTTGACCGCTCAGAGGAACAGCTCTATCTCTAAACCTTACATCGTTTATCAGGTCATCAGCATGGGTGCGTCCATTCTGGGCCCTGCCACCATCTGCCTGATGATAGCAG GAAGCTTTAATTTCATAGTAAATATGGATCAAAAGGTTGCTCTCATTGCAGCCACGGTGCCTCCAACAATCTACCTGGCACTGTGCTTCAAGCTGAAAGCTGACACCCAAATCCAGATAGCAGCAGTCATGAGTGTTTTGTATGCGTTCCTCATGACTGGAACTATTCTCTCAATCATAG GAGACATAGTGAAGAATGAGACATTTATGACCCCCAGTGGCCTGTTTCTGATTAGCATGACTCTACTGTACCTCATCACAGCAGCTCTTCACCCTCAGGAGCTTTCTCTGCTCATCTATGGGGTTCTCTATTTCCTCTGTATACCCAGTGGCTATCTCCTGCTTTCTATTTACTCCATCGTGAATATGAACAATGTCTCATGGGGGACACGAGAGACTGGGGGCAAAGTGGAAACTGTAGCAGTGAGCGCCATAAAGAGGAGGGTCAAACAGGCAGCATGCTGTAAATACCCCTGCTGGAATACCAGTGATGATACAATTGAAATTGAGCCACTGCTGAGCTCTGTAGTGTCAGAGGAGCAAGATCTTAAGATCCACACTGATTCTGAAGAAaatgaaag TTCAAATAAATACTTCACATTACAAACTCCTAGAA GCTGGATTGAAGATCTGCAAGGAAAATTTCATGACTTTCCACTTCACCAGGACATACTCTCAGAG GATGAAACTGAGTTTTGGAAAGATCTGCAAAAACAGTATTTAGAACCTCTTAAAGAGAACAAAGAGCAACAGGAAAAAGTCGCTGAAGACCTCAAAGAGCTTAGAAACAAG